A section of the Citrus sinensis cultivar Valencia sweet orange chromosome 8, DVS_A1.0, whole genome shotgun sequence genome encodes:
- the LOC102619861 gene encoding protein TIC 100: protein MPSKEENQQQESPNEDEEQEENSNESDSDSDSDSDSGEKRQRQRQQDDDEEILKNYVPVRYGEAPPPEMNTPEINVARFNRAMKSPRYQDLLDYEEDLEEDVDETEVCNERMFDFPKDPENWMEQDLKELWADAPLEMTKPGWDPAFADEEDWDVVKDMYKAGKVPPIAPFYLPYRQPYPVVPDDHVDIATPKAVIEELDRIEEFLTWVSYVFADGSSYEGTVWDDLAHGKGVYIAEQGLVRYEGEWLQNNMEGHGVVEVDIPDIEPVPGSKLEEEMRAEGKIFSRDFMSPEDKKWLEMDIEDSIQLAGDEYEIPFYERDEWITEFGKKPEKGRYRYAGQWKHGRMHGCGLYEINERPIYGRFYFGELLEDSEGCDEETVALHAGLAEVAAAKARMFVNKPDGMVREESGPYSDPQHPYFYEEEDVWMAPGFINQFYEVPDYWKTYVHEIDREREIWLNSFYKSPLRIPMPAELEHWWEKEEPPEYIFVNKEPEPDPEDPSKLIYTEDPLILHTPTGRLINYIEDEEHGVRLFWQPPLKEGQEPDPEKIEFLPLGFDEFYGRVVEEKETTWTRIAKGVENKLKPMMDKLGKWTEEKKKESEMKLQLYEKELDLIEAELCLEEAIEEMDEELKKREEEEEKKAELGLEEEENLSALSSQPEKATAEVGRDEVKVEEGEEEEEEEEEEDAPASFGSVSADENQTKDDQKGKRPGDSPFSSSSLSFASCSLVSLIPSRLQQSFLSWKRGRLPLKQTTPCVGDWKDDLVHVDSVSFPLVLSEKRSLTAKMQTHRNFQTRNHANQRTSQLHSLSRILTRPSASVSPKQVLLKAARPHSESQLLVTPECEFDNILSLHTPMCYLESYTDTIGIEPHRIAL, encoded by the exons ATGCCGagcaaagaagaaaatcaGCAACAAGAAAGCCCGAACGAAGacgaagaacaagaagaaaactCCAATGAGTCTGACTCCGACTCCGACTCCGACTCCGACTCAGGCGAGAAACGACAACGACAACGACAACAAGACGACGACGAGGAGATCCTCAAAAACTACGTGCCGGTCCGGTACGGCGAAGCTCCACCTCCGGAAATGAACACGCCCGAAATCAACGTCGCCCGGTTCAACAGAGCCATGAAGAGTCCAAGATACCAAGACTTGCTGGATTACGAAGAGGATTTAGAAGAAGATGTGGACGAAACCGAAGTGTGCAATGAGCGCATGTTTGATTTCCCGAAAGATCCTGAGAATTGGATGGAACAGGACTTGAAAGAGCTCTGGGCGGACGCCCCGTTGGAGATGACCAAACCCGGCTGGGACCCGGCTTTTGCCGATGAAGAGGATTGGGATGTGGTGAAGGATATGTATAAGGCCGGTAAGGTCCCGCCCATTGCCCCGTTTTACTTGCCCTACAGGCAGCCTTACCCCGTGGTACCGGATGACCATGTTGATATCGCCACTCCTAAGGCTGTCATCGAGGAGTTGGATAGGATTGAGGAGTTTTTAACCTGGGTTAGCTACGTTTTTGCCGATGGAAGCTC GTATGAAGGTACTGTTTGGGATGACTTGGCTCATGGGAAAGGTGTTTACATTGCTGAGCAAGGGCTGGTCAG GTATGAAGGTGAATGGCTTCAGAACAACATGGAAGGGCATGGGGTCGTTGAAGTGGACATACCTGATATAGAACCTGTGCCAGGTTCAAA GCTTGAAGAAGAGATGCGTGCTGAAGGGAAAATTTTCTCAAGAGATTTTATGTCTCCAGAAGACAAAAAGTGGCTAGAGATGGATATTGAAGATAGCATTCAGTTGGCTGGGGATGAGTATGAAATCCCTTTTTACGAACGCGATGAATGGATTACAGAATTTGGGAAAAAACC GGAGAAGGGTCGATACCGTTATGCTGGTCAGTGGAAGCATGGGAGAATGCATGGATGTGGTTTATATGAAATCAATGAGCGCCCCATATAT GGAAGATTCTACTTTGGAGAGCTATTGGAAGATTCTGAGGGCTGTGATGAAGAGACTGTAGCG CTGCATGCAGGTCTTGCAGAAGTAGCTGCTGCTAAAGCTCGGATGTTTGTCAATAAACCGGATGGAA TGGTCAGAGAAGAGAGTGGTCCATATAGCGATCCTCAACATCCCTATTTCTATGAGGAAGAAGATGTGTGGATGGCACCAGGCTTCATTAACCAGTTTTATGAG GTCCCTGATTATTGGAAAACATATGTTCACGAGATTGATCGGGAAAGAGAAATATGGTTAAACTCATTTTATAAATCACCATTAAGGATACCGATGCCTGCTGAGCTTGAACACTGGTGGGAGAAAG AGGAGCCTCCAGAATATATTTTCGTTAACAAGGAACCAGAGCCCGATCCTGAAGATCCATCAAAGCTTATATATACTGAAGATCCTCTTATCCTACACACACCAACTGGGCGGTTAATCAATTATATTGAAGATGAGGAACACGGAGTTAGATTATTTTGGCAGCCTCCTCTGAAAGAAGGACAAGAGCCAGACCCAGAGAAGATTGAGTTTCTACCCCTTGGTTTTGATGAGTTTTATGGTCGGGTAGTTGAAGAAAAGGAAACCACTTGGACGCGCATTGCAAAGGGAgtggaaaataaattaaagccaATGATGGACAAACTAGGGAAATGGActgaagagaagaagaaagagagtgAGATGAAGCTGCAGCTTTATGAAAAAGAACTTGACCTGATAGAGGCTGAATTGTGCCTGGAAGAGGCCATTGAGGAGATGGATGAGGAGTTGAAGAAGAGAGAGGAGgaggaagagaagaaagcagAATTGGGTTTGGAGGAGGAAGAAAATCTTTCAGCATTGTCCAGCCAACCTGAGAAAGCTACAGCTGAAGTGGGGAGAGATGAAGTGAAAGTGGAAGAgggagaggaagaagaagaagaggaggaggaggaggatgCACCAGCTAGTTTTGGATCTGTTTCTGCAGATGAGAACCAAACAAAGGATGATCAGAAGGGAAAGAGACCTGGGGAttctccattttcttcttcatcattatcattTGCTTCTTGTAGCCTTGTTTCATTG ATTCCATCAAGGCTGCAACAATCATTTTTATCTTGGAAGCGGGGCAGATTGCCGCTAAAGCAAACTACCCCATGTGTTGGAGACTGGAAGGATGACTTGGTACATGTTGATTCGGTTAGTTTCCCTTTAGTACTCAGTGAAAAGAGGAGCTTGACGGCAAAGATGCAAACACATCGCAACTTTCAAACAAGAAACCACGCAAATCAGAGGACATCACAATTACATTCCTTATCTCGGATTCTAACACGCCCTTCGGCCTCTGTCAGTCCAAAACAAGTCCTCCTGAAAGCAGCGAGACCGCATAGCGAAAGTCAGCTGCTAGTGACACCAGAGTGTGAGTTTGACAACATATTATCGTTGCATACTCCAATGTGTTATTTGGAATCGTATACAGATACTATCGGTATTGAGCCTCACCGCATTGCTCTTTAA